CGATTACACTCTTTAAATGATGTTAAAGCTATTATTCTTGATATTTGTAGCAAATAGGATAGTAGGACTATCGGGCGATTTGGTGTTGTATTATATGTGATATGCAAAAATAGAAACCATTTTATATGTAATAATAAGCGAGAGGACGCGTCTAAGCTTGGAATGCAAATGTTTTATAATTGGCAGAATTAATTTACAGCTGCATGGAAGCATAACGAGAATGTCAATCAATACCGTACGGATTGGAACCTGCCAGACGCAAGGTGGTTGAAGTGCAATGTAGATGTGGGTTCCATTTTAGAAGCATAAGCTTTGCCTCTTAAAAAGACAATTCAGGGAGCTATAATCAGCCACTTAGAAAATGTGATTTTCGAAAGTGATTCTCAGAGATTGTTACAATTTATCCCAACTTTGAGATTAAGTTTGTTAAGCGCCAAACAATATGGTTGATCACTCGTTAGCGAAGGCGACCGATTCTTAAACTAGACGTAAAATCTTTAATATGTTTCCTCCTTGTATTTAGCAACTCTTGATTAATAAAATATGTTAAGTTTACTTTTgtcacaaaaaaaaattgtatcattttatggagaattttttttataatcattttgtgaagttattttaaaattaattctcTTTAAATAGAGAAAAGAAAACGTGACCAAAATAATGAGAGAAAAAAGACACAGCGTTAACCAAGCAATTGGGTTCGAGTAGTAAACGAGCTCCTGCTAATGACGAATCGAAAGGAAACTGTACCCAACCAGGGATGGACGTAAACTCGTAAGCTACCGAGGGTAGGGATAATCGTCCAGGTCTTATTGTGAAAAAAAGCCGCCCCGCCACAGCAAGCGGGTTGGTTCCTCTGTCGTCGTCGGGGAGCTCCCGGTGAGGAGACCTTAGGATAAGTTGCTAAAACAAACGGGAGGGGAGGATCGACCCGTTCAGTAGAATTCCGAAGAAAGACTGTTGGCAGCAGGTTTGGGGAATACCGAGATCGATTCCTGGTAAGAACAATACTTGGCCAGTACCATGACCTCTCGGCACGAACTCTGGATTACTAGGGCCTCTTTCCATTAAGAACCAGAGTGCATAAAGTAAGAAAAAAAAGACACAGCGTTTCAAACTTAATTGTAATCTTTTgggaatttattttaaaattatttttctagcCTTACTTGGCTCCGCCCCTAATCTTGCTGTGCCAGAATTTGGATGCATAAGACCACTTCCAACGGAGGTTCTTCGCAAGTTCTTCAATGAACGAACCAGACTTTATCAAAAATTTGTCAGAGTGGAAATCCATTGCATGCTGAAGCAACGTTGGTGActcatttttcaataaaaattaatgttttttttttatatatcacttataattaattaaatatattgattttttatcACATAAGTTTCACTTATAATTTTAATCTACtagttttataaaaattaaaattttttatttctcttatataatttaatttttcatttttttatataaagtttttattttttaaattaaaataaaatttaataaaaataaaatattaatatatcgAATAAAGTTGTGGGACCTAACATCAGTCCTTTAAAATTGCATCAttagtagagctgtcaaaatgggctagcctaTATGGGCCGGCCCGCTGAGCCCAAAAAATtatagggcttgggccttaaaattagagcccatatttttcagggcctttttagcccagccctgaaaaacctgctacccattagggctagcccatatgggccgtgggtagcccatcaggcccgcataattataaattttaaaaatatatattaatatttatattatcttactccaaaatagcatattgatttttcttagttcactaaattttatctctattttattcaatctttctcttttaaatattatacattaatataatcaacattttttcatcgtattatattagtttttcttttataataaatattcaagtattattttatacaatttagacatatattgtatttagaaacacattatagtatttataagagataatatagtacttaaaaatgtattatgtttaaaataacatagttttttattttatttataataaatattatggagtttttattttaatttttttaaataaaaaagcccatttagggccaggtagcccgaagcccatctaggaCCGGGCTCAagtagtaaatctcgagcccatattatacaGGGCCTTTTTGGTCCAGCCCTGAAAAGCCCAGGGCCCGCTAGGGCCGACCTgtttagggtcgggtagcccatattgacagttataatcattagaattaaaatTGAATGAGTTACTTCAAGATTACGTGGCTTAATGAATTTCATAAAAAATCTAAAGAAGAGTTGCACCGTTGAAAATGCTAGGAATGAAACATCTTATTTATCCGGTACTCGTCTAAAAGATTAAGTTGATGATATTATGACCAAGCCATTAAAGCTGGAGTCCTTTTCCAAATTTAGGCatagacttggcatgtgaaaTTCATTGTTAAACTGGTGTTTTGTCTTTCACTCAACCAAAAGAATTGTGAATAGTTGATGTAACACTATTATATTCACGTGTCACATTGTGTTGCACACGTGTGCCTGGTCTCAGCTAAAAGAAGACCAATAGTTGACATAAATCACACATACAAACATATATCATGGTCTTTTTCTATTCCAAATTTAAAGAgacaaataaagaaaagaaaaagaatgatcaATCAATTATCCTCTAGGCCGGTGATGTGTTGGGTCCAAAACAAATTTGACTCATTCTAATGTGAATGAATCCATAAAGTGTTTTTTTAGTGTGATTAGTCATTTTCTTTATGAAGAAGAACATTGATGGTTGAGACCCGTAATTACCCTAAATAAAGTTTAATGAATTGATAGCTAGCAACTTGCAAAGTTCAATTTTGCAACTTGATACGTGGGATCCAGttccttttgtttttcattagttgtattattattttctttgacatTTAGTACTATTTGTTTATCTTTAATCACCAAATTCAACTTTAATTAAAAGTAAGATTTAGAGGGAATTTTTTTTACAAGTTTGGAGTGTTTATTAGTTCGAACAAATTTAAAATTAGCTAGAATCTAAGGcaaaaattgaatcaaatttgATGTTGATTAGTTTAagtaacaaaattttaaaattctacCCGGTCCGTCTAACCAAATTAATCATATTAAtacatataatttatattattatcataaaaacaaatatatgatattttatttcaagaagaaaaaaattaaaagtcatTTGTGACATTCATAATTTAtatgaagaaattaaaaaatcaaaaattttatattattataaaaaataatttatataatttaaatatttttaaaattagttttgCACATTTGTTTTAAATGTATTTGATTAATCCAATATAAACCAATATGttattttttggttttgtttgatttagattttattgaaaaaattaaaaatccaatCTAAActgatttatatattttttatcagttTGAATATCTGATTCTCTTACTATTGAACTAAACGACTATGTGAACACGCCTAATTTAAATATAGGTTATATTATAGGTGAGCTATCAACATGTGATTGATTTGGGAGGCCAAGTTGATATAAGTAAAATCATAATTGCCAGTCATATCTTGATCTTTAGAATTAGGCTTAGCTTTCATGAAattaatttatcatttatttGTTAATTGTATAGTTATCATTTATTTAGTAATTGCCAGTCATGTCTCTATCTTTAGAATTGGGATTAGCCTCGCTAAAATAATTTATCATTTATTTCTTAATTGTATTGTATAGTATCActtatttaaaaacaaacattttAGTAATTGCCAGTCATCTCTATCTTAGAATGAGgaaaagcctttcaaaaattaAGTCATcattatttatttccaaaatcaaatctcataaaaataaagatatatttttgtattttgtggTAGAAGCTCTTGATgggatttttctaaaaaaataataataaaaacaaagtgAAACAAATCTTTGTGCAAGTACTTAAAACATTGGAAGACCTTGATAAGAATGCTAAAGAGGTTGAAGTTTCTAATGATAGGTCCTGATAAGAAGTACTTACATTAGATCAAGAACAATTATATAAATGAGAGCATCATCATATATTCACTAAAAATATTGAGGCATTACGTATGTAGATCCTCTCACTTATAAAATGATCAATCTCTACGTTTTTGAGTAGTGAAGAACTTTCAACTCACACTTGTTTTTTAACAATCACCCTCTTAAGTTTGAGTCCATCCACTTCTATGCTCTCTTTCAAGCCAAATTTCTTTTATCCACATACATTTGTACCGTCATTGACACCCTTACCACGTCACGTGCACTTCAACTAGTCACGTCGCATGACTACCACCATGTGAGGAGGACTTTCGATACAAAGAGTCAATCCCTTACTCGAGCCACCGACTCTAATATCGGAGCATCCACATTAGGGTTCATAAGGAATATGAATGAGCTGCGTTAGAAGTTTGTAACCTCACTAATGAATGGTTCCATTTGAACACTTAGGTCAACTTACAACCTTTTGATATGTTATTCAATAATTAGTCCATATTTAGAGTTAAGAAATATGTCAGATAAGCTCACGAAATTAGGAGTCGAGTCCAAAGTGTTATGAATTAAGTTTTTTTAAGAtggaattaaaaacaaacaagatGAACAATAATCTCAAGAAGGTTAAACGTAGGTTTTTAAGAAGCATGGAGATTTCAAACCCTTGAAGCTCATGATACTTAGATGGAAATCAACATATAAACTTTTGAAAAACCTAAAAAGGCAACAAGATTAATGGATTCTTGGGATCCAGGAATGCAACCCATAATAATGTCGTTATTGCTATTAAAAGTCGCGTCCACGTTACATTTAAGCCAACCCACAGAAGGCGCACTCCAATCTAAAGCATGATGAGGTCGAACATTGTTTGTCGAGTCTTCCTGAGCTTGAAACGAGTCATTCCATATGTGAGCCGCTTTTACTCCCAACTTTGTCGCTTCTTCTTGCTCATTATGCCAGATATAGTCATTCCTGTTTTTCCAAATAACATCTATCATAACCGCAAATCTACCTGATACTTCTTTTCCTTCCTTCgaacatatataaaaaataagagaCTTAATGTTCTGAAATGAATGCAAGCGAGAATCAATAATATTAGACAGGCTTGTTGTCCTCCAGCACTAATTAGTAACTATACAACCCAGAAACAAATGTCATTCATCCTCGGTAGTGCTCTCACATAACTGACAAACTGACGGGCACATAACAACATGTTGTCTGAGTCTCTCACGAGTAGGAATGCAATCCCTACAAATTCGCCAAAGCGGGTACTCGACTCTAGGTGGCGCCTTGATATTCCAAATACTACCCCAATCCTCTGACCCTCCCACCTCCTCACGACTTATAACAACATGATACCAAAGTTTGTAACCAGTTTTCACACTATAGGTACCATCCCGCTCTGCCTTCCAAATCAATCTGTCTCTTTTAACTTCTTCCAACAACAGAACTTGAAGAATTTTTTCCGTGTCTGCCGCGTAAAAAAGTTTTCTAACGACATCTATATTCCATTGCTTCGCATTAGCCATTATAAgatttttaataggcaattggTAAACCCCTTATTTCTGCGGTCCTCCTAAAATACCTTCACTACTCCCACGTATCCACGAGTCCTGCATGATCTTTATCTGACTACCATCACCAATACTCCACCTGCCCCCTAGTGTTAGAACCTCTCGGGATTTGCAAATACTCCTCTAAACAAAACTCGGATTATAACaaaaagaagaatcaaagaaAGAGTTATTAGGGAAGTACCTTGCTTTGAAAATTCTAGAAACTAGCGCATCTAGTTTTGAGAGTAAGGACCAACCTTGTTTTGCAACCATAGCCATGTTAAAAGCTTTAAAATCCCGATAACCTAAACCTTCATCCTCCTTAGGATATGCTAACCTATCCCAAGCCATCCAACGAATTCCTCCACCATCTTTCCCACCACCCCACAAAAATGCATTCAACATCCTTTCAATGTCCTGGATAACCGTCTCTGGTAGAATAAAAATACTCATAATGTACGAAGGGATAGCCTGAAGAACGGATTTGATCATAATTTCTTTACCCGCTTTAGATAGAGACCTTCCTTTCCAAGAATTAATCCTATTCCAGATTCGATCCTTAATGTATGCGAATGTAGCCTTCTT
The Vicia villosa cultivar HV-30 ecotype Madison, WI linkage group LG6, Vvil1.0, whole genome shotgun sequence genome window above contains:
- the LOC131615059 gene encoding uncharacterized protein LOC131615059: MANAKQWNIDVVRKLFYAADTEKILQVLLLEEVKRDRLIWKAERDGTYSVKTGYKLWYHVVISREEVGGSEDWGSIWNIKAPPRVEYPLWRICRDCIPTRERLRQHVVMCPSNIKSLIFYICSKEGKEVSGRFAVMIDVIWKNRNDYIWHNEQEEATKLGVKAAHIWNDSFQAQEDSTNNVRPHHALDWSAPSVGWLKCNVDATFNSNNDIIMGCIPGSQESINLVAFLGFSKVYMLISI